A single window of Undibacterium sp. 5I1 DNA harbors:
- a CDS encoding TonB-dependent receptor, translated as MKSNLTLKLAPKSTPKLTPIASGVAVLIMTVAMSAQAQQVDPAAQEVVVTGIRAAAQQSLNQKRNADSHLDVITAEDIGKMPDKNVADSLQRLPGVTTSSASGNEGGFDENDRVSMRGTNPSLTQTLINGHNMAAGDWFVLNQSGPGVGRSVSYTLLPSELVSRVEVHKSSEASLVEGGVAGSVDIITRKPLDFKKQFTAEATIGAVYADLPKKTDPQVSALLNWKNDANTFGVMIQAFSEKRSLRRDGQEILGYEKIAPNSKVALSNPDLAGVYYPGLMGSALFEQVRKRQGGLIDLQFKPSNDFTIDVNAFSSTMDAANYNRNYMMWGTHFINGGAGQAPDPGYVVSTTNGVKTLTNANFTGVAGTQYGIYDQISRPDAGSDTNFVSVEASWRVNSSFKLNGQLGTSSGTGKTLTQDVAEWDTGKGSGASWGLNGIGSAANWNLGTTNNSSNANTGLDWIFGDQQVSVKDKETWAKLDGEYAINQGVFTNLKFGVRATEHKRNNDFVNNQRPVLDGSAFNNLPAGGTVSYPGNFGSGLGGNFPTNVWSYTAGQLAAYDAQYALRPTDGSRENWASEFALKENTSAAYIQSNLEGQGWSGNFGIRFVQTKESVTLPFAATATTPGAITTSLFGPFIRQQFDNTYNDILPSGNLRLDVTKDLVARFAVSKTMTRPDYGALASAISLSPPAVAGGVGSGSGANPDLKPIRSNNFDASLEWYFAPRSLLSAGLFYMDLTSYVGIGQVSKSYMTYSAQTPQGAMVPYILSVPTNTSAKVKGIELAYEQPVGKNFGFSTNYTYADAKDADSKDVVGASKNTYNLSGYYEDDKFNARLSYSYRSSFYSGLDRQTAFSQAATGAVSASFGYKINENFGITLDAQNLNNPTLKYYALNEDQPRSVYQSGRQFYLTLHAKM; from the coding sequence ATGAAAAGTAATCTGACACTTAAGTTAGCACCTAAATCAACGCCTAAACTGACGCCAATCGCGTCCGGTGTTGCAGTGCTAATCATGACAGTCGCAATGTCAGCACAAGCGCAGCAAGTCGATCCGGCAGCACAAGAAGTGGTGGTTACGGGTATTCGCGCTGCTGCACAACAGTCTTTAAATCAAAAACGTAATGCGGATTCACATCTGGATGTAATCACTGCCGAAGATATCGGCAAAATGCCAGATAAAAACGTCGCTGACTCATTGCAGCGTTTGCCTGGTGTTACAACAAGTTCTGCTAGTGGTAACGAAGGTGGCTTTGATGAAAACGATCGCGTCAGTATGCGCGGCACCAACCCAAGTTTGACTCAGACCTTAATCAACGGTCACAACATGGCGGCAGGTGACTGGTTTGTCCTGAATCAAAGTGGTCCTGGTGTCGGACGTAGTGTCAGCTATACCTTGCTCCCATCAGAACTGGTTAGCCGTGTTGAAGTCCATAAGTCATCTGAGGCTAGTTTGGTTGAGGGTGGTGTTGCTGGTTCCGTCGATATCATTACTCGCAAGCCCTTAGATTTCAAAAAACAGTTCACTGCGGAAGCAACGATCGGCGCGGTCTATGCCGATTTGCCTAAAAAGACAGATCCGCAAGTGAGTGCATTGCTGAATTGGAAAAATGATGCCAATACTTTTGGCGTAATGATTCAGGCATTTTCTGAAAAACGTAGTCTGCGCCGTGATGGCCAAGAGATTTTGGGTTACGAAAAAATTGCACCTAACAGCAAAGTTGCCCTGTCTAATCCTGATTTGGCTGGAGTGTACTACCCAGGATTAATGGGCTCTGCATTATTTGAACAAGTACGTAAGCGTCAGGGTGGTTTGATTGATTTGCAATTCAAACCAAGCAATGATTTTACGATCGATGTCAATGCCTTCAGTTCGACGATGGATGCTGCTAACTATAATCGTAACTATATGATGTGGGGCACCCACTTCATCAATGGCGGTGCAGGACAAGCGCCTGATCCTGGTTATGTTGTGAGCACGACCAACGGCGTAAAAACTCTGACCAATGCTAACTTCACTGGTGTCGCTGGTACGCAATACGGCATCTACGATCAGATTTCCCGTCCTGATGCTGGTTCTGATACTAATTTTGTCAGCGTTGAAGCAAGCTGGCGTGTCAATTCGTCCTTCAAGTTAAATGGTCAGTTGGGAACTTCCAGTGGTACAGGAAAAACCTTGACACAAGACGTGGCTGAATGGGATACAGGCAAAGGTAGTGGTGCTTCCTGGGGCTTGAACGGCATTGGCAGCGCCGCCAACTGGAATCTTGGTACGACTAATAATTCCAGCAATGCCAATACTGGTCTGGATTGGATTTTCGGCGATCAGCAAGTCAGTGTCAAAGATAAAGAAACATGGGCGAAGTTGGATGGTGAATATGCGATTAATCAGGGTGTCTTTACCAACCTGAAATTTGGTGTTCGTGCGACCGAGCATAAGCGCAACAATGATTTTGTGAATAATCAACGTCCGGTTTTGGATGGCTCTGCATTCAACAATTTACCTGCTGGCGGAACAGTTTCATACCCAGGTAATTTTGGTAGTGGTCTTGGTGGTAATTTTCCAACCAACGTCTGGTCCTATACCGCTGGTCAGTTAGCGGCTTATGACGCGCAATATGCTTTGCGTCCGACCGATGGCTCTCGTGAAAACTGGGCGTCTGAGTTCGCACTTAAAGAAAACACCAGTGCCGCGTATATCCAAAGCAATCTGGAAGGTCAAGGCTGGAGCGGTAACTTTGGTATCCGTTTTGTACAAACTAAAGAAAGCGTGACCTTACCATTTGCTGCCACCGCTACGACGCCTGGTGCGATCACAACATCCCTGTTTGGTCCATTCATCCGTCAGCAATTCGATAATACCTACAACGATATTTTACCAAGTGGGAATTTACGTCTTGATGTCACCAAAGATCTGGTTGCCCGTTTTGCTGTATCGAAGACGATGACTCGCCCAGACTACGGCGCACTGGCAAGTGCGATCAGCCTGAGTCCGCCAGCAGTTGCCGGTGGTGTAGGTAGCGGTAGTGGCGCTAATCCTGATCTGAAACCGATTCGCTCGAATAACTTTGACGCGTCCTTAGAATGGTATTTTGCACCGCGTTCTTTGTTATCCGCAGGTTTGTTCTATATGGATTTGACTAGCTATGTCGGGATAGGGCAAGTCTCTAAGAGCTATATGACGTACAGCGCTCAGACACCACAAGGTGCGATGGTGCCGTATATTTTATCGGTTCCAACCAATACCAGCGCCAAGGTTAAAGGTATCGAGTTAGCGTATGAGCAGCCAGTCGGTAAGAACTTTGGTTTCTCTACTAACTACACTTATGCTGATGCCAAAGATGCTGATTCAAAAGACGTCGTGGGTGCCTCCAAAAATACTTACAATCTGAGTGGTTACTACGAAGATGATAAGTTTAATGCGCGTCTGTCCTATAGTTATCGGTCCAGCTTCTACAGTGGCTTAGATCGTCAGACTGCATTCTCGCAGGCGGCAACCGGAGCAGTGTCAGCATCCTTTGGTTATAAGATTAATGAGAATTTTGGTATCACTTTAGATGCGCAAAATTTGAATAATCCAACGCTAAAATACTATGCCTTAAATGAAGATCAGCCACGTTCTGTGTACCAGAGTGGTCGTCAGTTCTACCTGACTTTGCACGCAAAAATGTAA
- a CDS encoding LysR family transcriptional regulator ArgP, with product MNIKVDNAQLSAFAAVLNEGTFELAARKLNLTPSAISQRIKLLEDRLGQILIQRTTPCQPTAAGRIFLRYAEQVALLESEMFSGLSVQTEDASVAVRIPIVLNADSLDSWFSSVFQAVALDGSMILDVRTEDQDYSMALLREGSVMAGVSTSTDAIQGCKVEPLGVMRYLAVATTEFKTRYFPKGVNAKALELAPMLKFNQKDALQDVFISRFTTNLIRPRIHMIPSTRSFFQAACAGLGWGMMPEHIVESALQRGELIHIAKKYPLDISLYWHRWRISSTYLDRISSMVHEAAQKTLR from the coding sequence ATGAATATCAAAGTCGATAATGCCCAGCTATCCGCATTTGCTGCCGTACTGAATGAGGGAACCTTTGAGCTTGCTGCCCGGAAGTTAAACCTGACACCTTCAGCAATTAGTCAGCGAATCAAGTTGCTTGAGGATCGTTTGGGGCAAATCCTGATCCAACGCACAACACCCTGCCAGCCTACGGCAGCAGGGCGTATATTTTTGCGTTATGCCGAGCAGGTGGCTTTGCTGGAATCAGAAATGTTTTCTGGTTTATCTGTGCAAACAGAAGATGCTTCTGTTGCCGTAAGAATTCCGATTGTCTTGAATGCGGATTCGTTGGATAGCTGGTTTAGTTCAGTATTTCAGGCGGTTGCACTTGATGGTTCGATGATATTGGATGTCAGAACCGAGGATCAGGATTACTCAATGGCGCTATTGCGCGAAGGTAGCGTAATGGCTGGAGTGAGTACCAGCACAGATGCAATTCAAGGATGTAAAGTTGAGCCGCTGGGTGTCATGCGTTATCTGGCAGTTGCTACAACGGAGTTCAAGACACGCTATTTTCCAAAGGGCGTTAATGCAAAAGCGCTTGAGCTTGCCCCTATGTTGAAGTTCAATCAAAAGGATGCATTGCAAGACGTTTTTATATCACGCTTCACGACAAATTTAATTCGACCACGTATACACATGATTCCATCTACCCGCTCATTTTTTCAGGCGGCGTGCGCAGGTCTTGGTTGGGGCATGATGCCAGAGCACATTGTTGAGTCAGCTTTGCAGCGAGGGGAACTGATCCATATCGCGAAGAAGTATCCGCTAGATATTTCATTGTATTGGCATCGCTGGAGAATTAGTTCAACTTATCTGGATCGTATTTCCTCGATGGTTCACGAGGCAGCACAAAAGACCTTGCGCTAA
- a CDS encoding cupin-like domain-containing protein, with protein MSNLELKPLREFHHLDETTFLRDVIGAHQPCVLRGFVKHWPSAQQASAEATYRYLKNLDNGAAVDVILTPPQEDGRIFYNETLDGFNFLRNKLSISAVLDQIMRYSQFDQAPSLAIQSALIAECLPGFLVDNVLPFMSEQIAPRIWLGNKVTTPAHIDTSYNIACVVSGKRRFTIFPPDQVGNLYIGPLDFAPTNSPISLVSFKQPDFQQFPRFKQALEHALVAELEPGDAVYIPTLWWHHVESLSKFNVLINYWWGGSIRTEQAPSTPFECLVHCLTNLKQLPPDQRAAWGALFQHYVFSQDDPAAHIPSHRRGVMDGRTE; from the coding sequence ATGTCAAACCTTGAATTAAAGCCACTGAGAGAATTTCATCACCTGGATGAAACGACTTTTTTGCGCGATGTGATTGGTGCGCACCAGCCCTGCGTCTTACGCGGATTTGTTAAACATTGGCCCTCAGCTCAGCAAGCGTCGGCAGAGGCTACTTATCGTTATTTAAAAAATCTGGATAACGGTGCCGCCGTCGATGTGATACTGACACCGCCCCAAGAGGACGGCCGTATTTTTTATAATGAGACGTTGGATGGTTTTAATTTTTTACGGAATAAATTATCAATCTCGGCGGTGTTAGATCAAATCATGCGCTACAGCCAGTTTGATCAGGCACCTTCCCTCGCGATACAAAGTGCATTAATCGCTGAATGTCTGCCTGGCTTTTTGGTGGACAATGTTTTGCCATTCATGAGTGAGCAAATCGCTCCCCGAATCTGGCTTGGCAACAAGGTGACGACACCTGCTCATATTGACACTTCCTACAATATTGCCTGTGTTGTCAGCGGTAAGCGACGCTTTACGATCTTCCCACCAGATCAGGTGGGCAACTTGTATATTGGCCCTTTAGACTTTGCACCAACCAACTCACCGATAAGTCTGGTGTCGTTCAAACAGCCGGATTTTCAGCAATTCCCCCGGTTCAAACAAGCACTGGAACATGCTCTCGTTGCAGAACTGGAGCCTGGTGATGCAGTCTATATCCCAACTTTGTGGTGGCATCATGTGGAGTCGCTGAGCAAGTTCAATGTCTTGATCAACTATTGGTGGGGCGGCTCGATCCGCACTGAACAAGCGCCAAGTACGCCCTTTGAATGTCTGGTGCATTGTCTGACGAATTTAAAACAACTACCGCCAGATCAAAGAGCCGCCTGGGGTGCTTTATTCCAACATTATGTATTTTCCCAAGACGATCCTGCGGCGCATATTCCGTCACATAGACGCGGCGTTATGGATGGCAGAACTGAATGA
- a CDS encoding LysE/ArgO family amino acid transporter, with protein sequence MISDFLSGFLSGATLILAIGAQNSFVLRQGIRNEHIVPVVLVCSCADALLIMAGVAGLGLLIQSNPAVLTFARYGGAIFLAAYGIAAGKRALQSNRLVVNAEIGASLGTAIATCLSFTFLNPHVYLDTVILLGSLANQRQGAGRWIFGLGGSMASFAWFFALGFGARKLAPLFSKSIAWRLLDTAIAISMIGLSVMLFIG encoded by the coding sequence ATGATCTCTGATTTTCTCTCTGGATTTCTATCGGGAGCAACCCTCATACTCGCCATCGGGGCTCAGAATTCTTTTGTCTTACGACAAGGTATACGGAATGAGCATATTGTTCCGGTCGTTCTAGTGTGCTCCTGCGCAGACGCATTGCTGATCATGGCTGGGGTTGCAGGTCTTGGACTACTGATTCAATCGAATCCTGCTGTACTAACTTTCGCACGATATGGCGGAGCGATATTTTTGGCGGCATATGGTATCGCTGCGGGAAAGCGAGCACTCCAGTCAAATCGCCTAGTGGTTAACGCCGAGATTGGCGCATCCCTGGGCACCGCCATAGCGACTTGTCTAAGCTTCACTTTTCTCAATCCACATGTTTATCTGGATACAGTGATCCTTCTGGGCTCGCTAGCCAATCAGCGCCAAGGCGCGGGTCGATGGATTTTTGGACTTGGCGGCTCAATGGCTAGTTTCGCCTGGTTCTTTGCGCTGGGGTTCGGCGCACGCAAACTCGCGCCGCTATTCAGCAAATCAATCGCATGGCGCTTACTAGATACGGCGATCGCAATTTCTATGATCGGACTCAGCGTGATGCTATTCATAGGCTGA